Sequence from the Paramisgurnus dabryanus chromosome 3, PD_genome_1.1, whole genome shotgun sequence genome:
TGGAAAAGCCAAAGACTATTACATATGCCATCAATAACGGAAAACCTGTCGCTATCCCACAGATGCAGTTGCTCAACCCGTTGATCAGCACAGCGGTGGCAAACAGGTAGACGAAGCTGTGGTTACCCTGGAAACGAGGCAGGCCGAACACGAGTGCTGAAGCTGGCCGAACTGTGACGTTCACCAAGCCAAGGACAGCCATCAGCAGTGCAGCTCGGTCTTGCTCTATACCGTAAGCGGTGGCGTATGGAACCAGGTAAACGAGGGGCACCACGAAACCCACCATCATCCAAGATACCCCAAGAGCGTAGGCACGAAAGCGAGAGTTCCTGCACAGGAGGTCAAAAGCCATGTGCCTGCGCACGAAAGGCATTAGGGTGGAGAGAGTGATCCGCAGGCGACCTTTAAGACCCTCTCTTTCCTGATGAATAGAGATACTATTGGTTCGTCTGTGGGGATCGTCAGTGTGTTTGGTTTTATCTATCTTTGGTTTGGCCCCGAGTGGACGCATCACGGCCCCACAGACGCAACAGTTTAGCAGAACACCTCCCAGGACCAGAAAGCTCCCTCGCCATCCAAACCTGCTGAGCAGAGCGTTGGCAAGCAAGGGTAGGGTACTGAGACCAAGCGCCGTGCCAGTGGACGACAGGGCATTAGCAAACGCCCTGCGGCGCACAAAGTAGTGGCCCAACATGGTGATGGATGGTTGGAATGACAAAGAGAATCCCATTCCTAAAAAGAAAGAATACAATTCAGTCCTTTTATAATGATGGCTATTGGAAAAGCAAATCATTTTTACCCACCTGTGATAATGCCGGCAGTGATATACAGCTGTATCATTGTCTGTGCAAACGAACTGGCCGCCATTCCCACTCCGCTCAGAAAGCCGCCGATAATTATTGTCGCACGGCAACCGCAGCACTCCACGAGTATACTACATATCGGGCCTGCGGAAAGACAATGCCATTGTACTGTGAACAATAATGAACAAGGCTGGTCCGAAAAACAGACATTAGGTGGAAGTGTGCACACAATTGCTGCATTTAATTTATTGATTAACCCTTTCAATGTTTGCAAATATATGCAGATGTAAAAGCAACTGTTTTTCTCTAAATTCTTGCTATTTACATTTTCTATTAAAACACTATCTCTGCATTTAGTTAGC
This genomic interval carries:
- the slc16a5b gene encoding monocarboxylate transporter 6 isoform X2; the protein is MTDSVIVYQTQQIRQSNEHGVLRRRDSTDADTKSRRSSLLAVQAETELGETASGESEEPDQQDPSISIPDMQYHFSGGEADGHGGHVAPDGGWGWVVLAATVLVLALTLAFPSCIGIFYTDLQNDFKASNTETALVPAIMMGVLHAGGPICSILVECCGCRATIIIGGFLSGVGMAASSFAQTMIQLYITAGIITGMGFSLSFQPSITMLGHYFVRRRAFANALSSTGTALGLSTLPLLANALLSRFGWRGSFLVLGGVLLNCCVCGAVMRPLGAKPKIDKTKHTDDPHRRTNSISIHQEREGLKGRLRITLSTLMPFVRRHMAFDLLCRNSRFRAYALGVSWMMVGFVVPLVYLVPYATAYGIEQDRAALLMAVLGLVNVTVRPASALVFGLPRFQGNHSFVYLFATAVLINGLSNCICGIATGFPLLMAYVIVFGFSMSIIGSLMFTVLMDTVEMSRFPSALGLLSIMESVVLLISPPLAALPGPQPVSSSCCPSTGWTDKGTQMLRVLKTLIL
- the slc16a5b gene encoding monocarboxylate transporter 6 isoform X1; the encoded protein is MTDSVIVYQTQQIRQSNEHGVLRRRDSTDADTKSRRSSLLAVQAETELGETASGESEEPDQQDPSISIPDMQYHFSGGEADGHGGHVAPDGGWGWVVLAATVLVLALTLAFPSCIGIFYTDLQNDFKASNTETALVPAIMMGVLHAGGPICSILVECCGCRATIIIGGFLSGVGMAASSFAQTMIQLYITAGIITGMGFSLSFQPSITMLGHYFVRRRAFANALSSTGTALGLSTLPLLANALLSRFGWRGSFLVLGGVLLNCCVCGAVMRPLGAKPKIDKTKHTDDPHRRTNSISIHQEREGLKGRLRITLSTLMPFVRRHMAFDLLCRNSRFRAYALGVSWMMVGFVVPLVYLVPYATAYGIEQDRAALLMAVLGLVNVTVRPASALVFGLPRFQGNHSFVYLFATAVLINGLSNCICGIATGFPLLMAYVIVFGFSMSIIGSLMFTVLMDTVEMSRFPSALGLLSIMESVVLLISPPLAGILVDSTKQYAYVFFVCSFTGSTAGLFIMLSFYWLDRQRDTDAKSPKDINPLKPNTKMNIDCDYSRVPLCSKNVRDGETNV